A stretch of the Vigna radiata var. radiata cultivar VC1973A chromosome 9, Vradiata_ver6, whole genome shotgun sequence genome encodes the following:
- the LOC106773982 gene encoding ERBB-3 BINDING PROTEIN 1-like isoform X2, which translates to MFLQIRQTGNVYKNVNRKIEKGVACATCISVNNLVCHFSPLDNDESVLEAHTHVLQEGPITGRAEDVIAAANTAAEVALRLFRPGKKGC; encoded by the exons ATGTTTCTGCAAATCAG GCAAACTGGAAATGTATACAAGAATGTGAACAGGAAGATTGAGAAAGGAGTTGCTTGTGCCACATGTATATCAGTAAACAATCTAGTCTGCCATTTCTCTCCACTAGACAATGACGAGTCAGTGTTGGAAG CTCACACCCATGTACTTCAAGAAGGTCCTATTACAGGAAGGGCAGAAGATGTCATTGCTGCTGCAAATACTGCTGCAGAGGTGGCCTTGAGGCTTTTCAGGCCAGGAAAGAAG GGATGCTGA
- the LOC106773982 gene encoding ERBB-3 BINDING PROTEIN 1-like isoform X1, protein MFLQIRQTGNVYKNVNRKIEKGVACATCISVNNLVCHFSPLDNDESVLEAHTHVLQEGPITGRAEDVIAAANTAAEVALRLFRPGKKVINCN, encoded by the exons ATGTTTCTGCAAATCAG GCAAACTGGAAATGTATACAAGAATGTGAACAGGAAGATTGAGAAAGGAGTTGCTTGTGCCACATGTATATCAGTAAACAATCTAGTCTGCCATTTCTCTCCACTAGACAATGACGAGTCAGTGTTGGAAG CTCACACCCATGTACTTCAAGAAGGTCCTATTACAGGAAGGGCAGAAGATGTCATTGCTGCTGCAAATACTGCTGCAGAGGTGGCCTTGAGGCTTTTCAGGCCAGGAAAGAAGGTAATTAACTGTAACTAG
- the LOC106773888 gene encoding WRKY transcription factor 22 has product MEPDWDLHALVRSCTTTSSPAAAATTTVSTTSSGFGASAPPSTSRSFFSVYNPAVQEGQIVSPSENPYGARPSIEELHELCKPFFIKPQPHTFQASSPLSSFSYSSVSKSPCIQQEQKQPPQPGSASTPKQKKRKNQVKKVCDVAAENLSSDIWAWRKYGQKPIKGSPYPRGYYRCSSSKGCLARKQVERNKSDPTMFVVTYTGEHNHPAPTHKSSLAGSTRYKPQIGGDTATTRPVSPATSSEVAQHSTKSECTEEELEDLMKDDDEEANEFDLTESVVSDDFFEGLEELTESPFTASSIIDRWSLTNNATTAAGGS; this is encoded by the exons ATGGAACCAGATTGGGATCTCCACGCCCTCGTCAGAAGCTGCACCACCACTTCTTCTCCCGCCGCCGCCGCCACGACGACCGTATCCACCACCTCATCTGGTTTTGGGGCTTCTGCCCCACCTTCTACTTCCCGCAGCTTCTTCTCTGTTTACAACCCTGCTGTACAAGAAGGCCAAATTGTGTCCCCTTCGGAGAACCCCTATGGAGCAAGGCCTTCCATTGAAGAGCTTCACGAGCTTTGCAAGCCTTTCTTCATCAAACCACAGCCTCACACCTTCCAAGCTTCTTctcctctttcttccttttcttattCATCAGTGTCCAAATCACCTTGTATCCAGCAAGAACAGAAGCAGCCTCCCCAACCAGGTTCTGCCTCGAccccaaaacagaaaaaaag GAAGAATCAGGTTAAGAAGGTTTGTGATGTGGCAGCTGAGAACCTCTCCTCAGACATATGGGCATGGAGGAAATATGGACAGAAACCCATCAAAGGGTCACCATATCCAAG GGGATATTACAGATGTAGCAGCTCAAAAGGATGTTTAGCCAGAAAACAAGTGGAGAGGAACAAATCGGACCCAACAATGTTTGTAGTGACATACACTGGTGAACACAACCACCCTGCTCCTACTCATAAAAGCTCCCTTGCTGGCTCCACTCGCTACAAACCTCAGATTGGTGGAGACACAGCCACCACAAGACCTGTTTCTCCAGCGACCTCATCAGAGGTGGCACAGCACAGTACAAAGTCAGAGTGCACAGAAGAGGAGTTGGAAGATCTGAtgaaagatgatgatgaagaagcaaATGAATTTGACTTAACAGAATCAGTGGTATCAGATGATTTCTTTGAAGGGTTAGAGGAACTGACAGAGTCTCCCTTTACAGCTAGTAGTATCATTGATCGGTGGTCACTGACCAATAATGCTACCACTGCCGCTGGTGGTAGCTGA